CAGGACATGCGTACATTGACTGTTTATACAGGCAGCCGATACTCTCGCGCTGTTATTTGATCCCAAGGAGAATATAGATGCCCAAGAAAAAAAGAACTTGTGACGAAGCCCAGCAGAAATGGTTCGAGGAAGTCCTGGACAGGATCAAGAAGGCCACCGGCGCCCGAACTCAGGTCCAGCTCGCCGAGGTCCTCGATGTTCGTCAGTCCAGCATTTCCGACGCCAAGCGTCGTTGCTCCATTCCTGCCGAGTGGTTCCTCAAGCTTTATCGCAGCCACGGCCTGTCCCCGGACTGGCTTCACGATGGCGCCGAGCCCGTGTACCTGAATTCCAGCAAGGCCAAGGTGCCCGCGGATACCGTCCTGCGCGAGACCCCGTCTCCCTATGGCCGCATGAACTCCCGTGGCCGTGTGGTCGCCGTGTCCACCATGGCCGGTGCCGATACGGAAAGTGAAGTGTGGGAGCCCAAGCACATCGAAGAGCTCTCCATTCCCGAGTCCTTCTGCCTGCCCAATCTGCACATCGTGAAGGTGGACAGCGCCAGCATGGAACCCGTGATTCAGCGTGGCGCGTTCGTGGGCATTGATCCGGATCAGAAGGATCATCCGGACGGAGACCTCTGCGCCGTCTACTTCCCGCATCAGGGCCTGACCATCCGCCGCGTCTACCTTCAGGGCGACCAGTTCATGCTCAAGGCCGAAAACGAAAAGTACACCGACCTCACCATTCCCGCCGAGGAAATGGCCCAGCGCACCGTGGGCCGCGTAGTCTGGGTGCTCCAGAACTTCACCCTGCTCTAGGCCGGGATTTCCCCAATTTAGAAAAAAGCCGGACAACTCATGTTGTCCGGCTTTTTTCGTTGCCTCCGGCGGCTCAAGGAACCTCTTGAAAGAGGTTCCTTGAGAATCCTCCAGAACATTTTGGCTCTACGCCGCCTGTGAGGACAAGGGAACTCGAAAGCACTGTATGGCGGCGTAGTTGGATGCGGAAATGCCGGAACCTGCCCTGTCGATGAACAGGGGCTCCGGGGAAACGATCGCAAAAGAGAATCGTCTTTTTTGGACCACCCGTTTTCTGGAAATCGAGCAGCCTGATGAATCCCTTCGGGACATTCATCAGGCTGCTCGATTTCCAGAAAACAGAATGGGGTCAAGGGGAGGTCCGTCCCCTTGCGGGTCCGGGCAGGGCCCGGCCCCCCCGGGAGGGTCGCCGAAGGCCTTCCTAGGCGTCCACGGTGACGAATTCGCAACTGAAGGACTTGTCCGGATGGACAGTGACGAGCGCAAGCGATCCGGACTCGCCGAGCGATCCGGGATTGCATATCTGCACACCTTCGATGACCTGCCAGAGGCGCTGGTGGGTATGGCCGTGAAAGACCAGATCATAGGATGCGCCGAAGGCCTGAGCAACCTTGACCGACACTTGCGGTCGCGGTCCCCAGCCGTGGGTCATGCCGATGGTCAATCCCCGGATTTCCAGAGTGGCGGAGGTGTCGAGCGAATCCGCAAGCTGCGGATCCCAGTCGCAATTGCCGCGCACGGCCGTGAAGTTGGGATGCTGGAGAAAGTAGGACCATGTGCTGAAGGACGTGATGTCCCCGCAGTGCAGGAGTACATCGGCAGACGCGAGGTACTTGTCATATACGCGATCCAGCCACGCAGGCGGCTGGCCCATGTGGGTATCGGAAATGGCGGCGATGAGCATGGGAAGCGTCGGCTATTCCTGAACCTTCTTGGCGCGGTAGCGGATGTATGCGTCGCGCAATGCGGTATACGGGTCGATGGCCCCTTCGGTCAGGGTCTCGTATTCGTTGCCCCGCAGTTCCAGTGAAAGCTGATTCAGGTTCTTGTAGCCTCGAATGACCATGAACTCCACGAACGTGAAGTCGCCATAGGTGATGGGATCCATGTAGGAATCCGAAACCCAGCCCACGGTCTCGCGAATGGAGCTCGGCCCGATGAACGGCCAGACAAGATAGACGCCGTGTCCGATCCCGGCCTTGCCAAGGGTCTGGCCCATGCCGTCGGCAGTGGGGCGCTCCGGCATCCAGTTGCGCGGGCGGCCTTCGGTCACGTCGAACACGCCGAGCAGTCCCCAACTGGTGTTGGCGAGAAACTTGGAGAATTCCATGTACGCGGCGTCGAACTTGCCCTGAAGAATGTTGTTCACGAACCGGACCGGCGCCCAAAGGTTGGTGAAGAAATTGCGCACGCACTTGCGCGGCGGCTCGGGAACGGCCCAGGCATAGGCCTCGGCAACGGGCTTGGCCACGCCCCAGTAGAAGGCGTCGTTGTAGTAGAACCAGATGCGGTTCCAGTTTTCCAGCGGATCATGAACCAGTGGGCCCTTGGGCGCATCCTGATCCACTTCATGGCCCGAGTCGGACCAGACTTCGTCGAAGTCGCTGAACTGGGCCACCTGATCGCCCTGAAGAGTGGAACCGTCGGCAAAGGCCGGGCCGGAAGCCAGAAGCAATGCGGCCATAAGAAGGGCCAGAGCCGTGATTTTCACTTTCATGCCGAGTTCCTTACAATTTGTCGGTCTCGTCATCGCCCTTTGCGTCCAGTTCCTTGACGCGGTCCCGAATGCGGGCGATCAGGTCGTCAGGTGTGCCGTCCTGCAATATCTGCGCGAATTGACTGCGATAATTCTTTACAAGGCTCACGCCTTCGGCAACCACGTCATAGATCATCCACTGGTTTTCTATGACTTTCAACCGGAAATTAACTGATATAGTCTTATCTCCACTGACGATTTCCGTCAAGACCATGGCCCGGTTGCCTTTGAGCAGTTCCTTCTTGTAGTTGACCTTTTCATTGTTGTAGGTCGGAATCCGCTTGAGGTAGGTCCGTTCCAGCAGCTTGATGAACGCCTCGGTGATTTCCTTGTGCTGAGCCTCGGGCATGTCCAGCCATTTGCGGCCCACGGTGAGCTTGGTGACTTCCTCGAAGTCGATGTATTTTTCCGCAGCCTCGCGCAGGATGGCAATGGCTTCGTCATGCTGGGCCGGGTTCTGGAAATGGGGGCCCTTGAGAATCTGGATGAGTTCGTCCGCGCCCTGCTTGACCCTGTCCGTGGGGCCGGTCGCTGGTCCGGCAAGGACCGTGGCACAGGTCAGGACGAGGAAACACAGGGCCTGGGTCAGAATCAGCCCGGGCCGGAAACATTTGGCGTGCTTTCCTGTCATTGGTTACACCTTTCCGAATGCGAATTTGCTGATGAGGTCCTCAAGGTCGATGGCGGGTTCGGTCTCGAAGAGCGAGTCGCCGGGATGCACGGGGTCGCCCACGCCGCCCGGAGTTATCTTGATGAACTTGTCGCCGATCAGACCGCTGGTCTTGATCGAAGCTATGGCATCGTCCGTGAGTTCCACTTCCTTGTCAATCATCATGAGCACGCGCGCCACACCCTGTTCCTGATCGAGTTCGATGGCGGATACGTAGCCCATCTTGACTCCGTACATCTGCACCGGGGCGTTGGGCTTGAGACCCGAGACATCGGTGAAGTTGGCCTTGAGCAGGTAGTACTTGTCGGAAAAGAGCTGGACGTTGCCAAGCTGTATGCTCATGTATGCGACCGCCACCAGTCCGACGAGGACGAATATGCCGACCGCGGTTTCCTTTCTCATTTTCATGCCGTTCTCCTCCACACTCTCGGTTCGTATTTCCTAGTCCTCGCCGAGAAGGCGGGAGCAATCCATTTTCATCAGGCCCGGATCAATGGGCGGCAGGGTCATTCTGGGCGAGTCGCGCTGTTCGGTCATCCTGTCCTGAAAACGGCGCAGGTACGGGTCCGAGGTCTCGGCCAGTTCCCGGCTGGAACCGTTGAACAGGGCGCGTTTCTCTCCGAGCACCACAACGTGGTCGGCGAGCTGGCGCATGCTTTCCAGATCATGGGTGACCACGATCATGGTCATGTCGAATCGACGCATCATTTCGAGCAGCATCTGATCGAGCTCCGCGGAAAGGATGGGGTCCAGTCCCGAGGTGGGCTCGTCGCAGAGCAGAACCTGCGGATCCATGACCAGAGCGCGGGCCAGTCCGGCCCGCTTGCGCATGCCGCCGGAGAGTTCGGCCGGGAACAGGTGCGTGGCGTGGTCCAGTCCGACGAGTTCCAGACAATGGTGCACCCGATCAATGATCTGTGCATCCTTCATGCGCGTGTGTTCGCGCAGGGGCAGGGCTATGTTGTCGCCGAGCCTGAGGGAGCCGAGCAGGGCGCCGTCCTGAAACAGCACGCCCATGCGCTGGCGCAGGCATCTGCCCTGACGGCGGGACAGGCCGTACACGTCGTGCCCGCCGATGAAAATCTTGCCCTTGATGGGCGGCTGCAACTGGAGGATGTGCTTGAGCAGGGTGGACTTGCCGCAGCCCGACCCGCCGACCACCATGGAGAGCTTGCCGCCGGGAAATTCCAGATTCAGCCCGCTCACCACGGGAATGCCCTTGTATCCGATGGCCAGATTCTCCAGCCGTATGCTTGGTGCCTTGGTTTCGCGCATGAGGTCTACCAGAGCAGGGAGGTGAGCACGTAGTCCGCGGCCAGAATGACCACGCAGGACTTGACCACCGCGGTTGTGGTTGACTGGCTTACGCCCTCGGGACCGGCATGGCCCCGTCTTTCGTGCGTGTAGTATCCCTCGAAGCAGCAGATGGTGCAGACCAGCATGGCGAAGATCAGGGACTTGATGAATCCGCCTTCGATGTCGGCCCAGTCCAGTGATTCCTGGACTCGGGACCAGTATACGCCAGCATTGGCGCCGAGCAGCTTCACGCCCGTGAGCCAGCCGCCCCAGAGCGCGATGAGATTGAAGAACGCGGTCAGAATCGGAAAGCTGATGATGCACGCGGCCATTTTCGGGGCCACGAGATACCGCTTGGGGTTGATGTCCATGATCTTGAGCGCGTCGACCTGTTCGGAGATGCGCATGACCCCGATTTCCGCAGTCATGGCCGAACCGGCCCGGCCCGTGAGCATGATGGCCGTGAGCACCGGCGCGAGTTCACGGACCATGGACAGGGCCACACCCGTGCCCAGAAAGCCGTCTGCGCCAAAGGTGGACAGGGCGAAATAGAGCTGCATGCCCATGACCATGCCCGTGAACAGGCCGATGAGGGCAATGACCGTCACGGATTGCACGCCGATGAAGTAGATCTGGCGCACGATCTTGGGGATTTGGCCCAGTCCGGCGAATATGAGGCGCACAGCGTCCAGAAAGAACAGGAACATGGCCCCCAGATCATCGATCAGGGGACGCAGTGTTGTGCTCAGAAATTGCGCCGAGGCAAGAGCTTTTCGAGTGGTTGCAGCCATATTTCTGGTCCGTTTTTCGTTCGCCTTGTTTGAACGAATGAAAAACAAGGGTATTCAATATATATTAAGGAGCAGTTTCTATCTGAAAACAGACGCTTGTGCAACCCCTGTGCAGAGTTCGCAAGGCTATGTTTAGATACGTCGCCGTATCCAATCAAGCATTTTCTGCATCAATCCGACTTTTTGCCGCTTTTCCCGTTCTTGCGTGTCCACCAGTCCCGACCCGGTTTCAGAAACCACCAGTCGCTCTGATCAGTCTCGGCAATGGCTTTGGCCAGTTCCTTTCCCCATTCCGTGCGCACGCGTTCCAGCGCGAGTTCAAGCCATTTGTCCGCATACTTGTTGCCCAGATCCGCCTCTTCCTTGAGATTGGCAATGAAGTCGAGCTGATCGGCATCCTGGGCCAGTCTGGCTTCCAGCGTCTCGGTGGTTTCCAGTTCCTCCCAGTAACCGAGCACGTCCTCTTCCAGCCCGGTGCCGAGCACGGCGTCTTCCAGAGCTTCGGTGCGTCTGGACGAATTGTAGATGCGGTTCACGTAGTTGAAATCCCCGGTTCTGGCCTCGTGCAGGTCGTGAAACAGGCACATGTAGGTGGTTCGTGCCACGTCGGCCCCGGCCATCCTGGCCAGAATGTGGCCGATGACCGCGGTGCGGAAGGAATGTTCGGCCACGTTTTCCGAGCCCGAGCCCAGAAACTGGTAGCCGGTGCGCGGGGTCTTGCGGAGCATGCCGCACTCGAAGATGAAATCTGCCAGCCGGGTGTTCGTGTCTCTTTTCATTGCTGATACTGTCTTTGCCGGGCAAAACCCGACCAGCACCCTGCCGGGGCAGGGTGTTTTCATGGTTGTTTCGATGCGAGGCCGGACCGGTTACTTGTCCGGGAACTTCTCGGAGCACAGCTCGCCTGCCGTGCCCCAGTTCTCCTTGGGAATTTCCGTGATGATCACGTCGACCGCCTCGGGTACGCATCCCAGCATGCGGCAGGTTTCCCGCGTGAAGGTTTCCACGATTTCGCGACGCTTGTCCGTGGTCAGGTGTCCGGCCCAGGTTTCGAGTCTGATGTTCGGCATGGAAGGCTCCTTTGGTTACGAGCGGTAATCCGCGTTGATGCTTACGTAATCCCGGCTCAGGTCCGAGGCCAGCAGCATGGCGCTGCCCGGTCCCGTGCCCAGCCGGATGGAAATGACGATGTCTCGTTCGTTCATGATCGGGGCGAGCAGGTCGTCCATGTTGCCGGGTTCCGGGGTGCCGTTGCGGAACACGAGCACGCCGCCGATCTTGAGGACCATGGCTTCGGCCCGGAAGTTTGCACCGGAGCGGCCAGCCGCGGCCACGATGCGGCCCCAGTTCGGATCGCAGCCGAACAGCGCGGTCTTGACCAGCGGGGAATTGCCCACGGCCCGGGCCACGAGTTCCGCGTCCTCGTCGGTCCGCGCTCCGGCCACCTCGATGAACGCCACCTTGGTGCCGCCCTCGGCATCCATGACGATCTTGTAGGCCAGTTCCTCCATGACTTCCAGCAGGTGCTTGCGCAGCAGCATGTAGTCGTCCTCGGATTCGATGGCCACGCCGGATGCGCCGTTGGCCAGTGCCAGCACGCAGTCGTTGGTGGAGGTGTCGCCGTCCACGGTCACGCGATTGAAGGAAAGATTGGCGCAGTCCCTGAGCATGATCTGCCACGCCTCGGCCGAGATGTTCGCGTCGCAGCAGATGAAGCCGAGCATGGTGGCCATGTTCGGGCTGATCATGCCCGCGCCCTTGCACAGGCCGAGCAGTCGGACTTCACCGCCATCGAGCTGGAAACCCGCTTCCGCGATCTTGGGCATGGTGTCCGTGGTCATGATGGCCCGCGCCGCGTCCTCGGGAGTACCGGTCGGCAGGTTGCGGCCGAGTTCGGGCATGGCGTTTCGCCATTTGTCCATGTCGAAATGTGCGCCGATCACGCCCGTGGATGCAGGCAGAAGCGTGTCGGCCTCCAGATTCAGGGCCTGAGCCGCCATGGTCAGGCTTTCGCGGCAGTTTTCCATGCCCTGTTCTCCGGTGCAGGCGTTGGCCTGTCCGGAATTGGCCAGAAATCCGCGCATGGTGTCGGATTTGGCGAGCAGTGCCTTGCATTGCAGCACCGGAGCGGCCTGAAACTTGTTGGTGGTGAACACGCCTGCCGCGATTGCGGGCCTGTCGCTGACAATGGCGGCGAGATCGTATCTGCCCTGATGCTTGAAACCGGCCTGTGCGGCCGAGAACCGGAATCCCTGGGGTATCTTCATGATGGCTCCGTTGCAGTGTTGAGTCCGAGAGTGTCCATGTACCGCAAACTCGTTGCGGTTTCAAAAGATCATTGGCGTGTGCGTCCGGGGGGATCAATGCCGTACTGCCGACGGAGCAGACGAAGCCGGTCCGCGTGGCGCAGCAGGTAGTCGTTCAGTTCCCGGATGATTTCCGGGTGGCGTCGGGTGGAAAGGCGGAAGCCGACCACGGTGTAGGGGAGGTTGGGCGCAAAGTGCAGGGCGCGCGGATTCTTCAGGATGTGTTCGAGCTGGTAGCGGGCCACGGCGAGAGAGCCGAAACCGCCGTCCACCCGGCCTTCCCGGACCATGTTCATGAGATCGGAAAAATCGTCGCTCATGGACAGATGCACTTTGCCGTGCCGGATTTCGTTTTCGTATCTGGTGGCCGTGAATCCGCGCACCGTGCCAAGTCGCTTGAGCTGGTTCAGGTGCATGGTCTCGCGGGTCGGGAGCACGATGACTCCGTCCCGGGCCATGGCCAGCGGGTCGGAATAGTACACGGTATCGCCCCTTCGCAGGGTCTGCTGCCACTGGGCATTGTCCGGATACTTGAAGTCGAGGGTGTCGCCGTGCAGAAACTGGCGATAGAGGCGAAGCACGGGCAGGGGGATGTATTCGAACCGGTAGCCGCGTTCCCGGGCGAAATCGTCCAGCACGGCCCGGCTGAATCCCGTGTAGATGCCGTGATGCGTTGTATAATGAGGATAGTAGCGGATGTCCTCCACGCCCACCGTGAACACGGTCATGGCATGGGCAGGCAGGGCGGTCAGCAGCATTGCTGCGGCAATCAGGAATCCGATGGATCGGGACACGGTGTTTTCTCCGGGGTTTTCCGTATGGACGAATGCGTATCAGATGGGTGTGCGGCCCGCAAGCAGCCCTTGCTTTCTCGGGGCGTTGCGGGCATAGCTGTGCATACGGAGCAAACCCAAACAGGGAGAGTCATATGCGTGGAAGGTTCGG
Above is a window of Pseudodesulfovibrio tunisiensis DNA encoding:
- a CDS encoding LexA family transcriptional regulator, with the translated sequence MPKKKRTCDEAQQKWFEEVLDRIKKATGARTQVQLAEVLDVRQSSISDAKRRCSIPAEWFLKLYRSHGLSPDWLHDGAEPVYLNSSKAKVPADTVLRETPSPYGRMNSRGRVVAVSTMAGADTESEVWEPKHIEELSIPESFCLPNLHIVKVDSASMEPVIQRGAFVGIDPDQKDHPDGDLCAVYFPHQGLTIRRVYLQGDQFMLKAENEKYTDLTIPAEEMAQRTVGRVVWVLQNFTLL
- a CDS encoding metallophosphoesterase family protein, which codes for MLIAAISDTHMGQPPAWLDRVYDKYLASADVLLHCGDITSFSTWSYFLQHPNFTAVRGNCDWDPQLADSLDTSATLEIRGLTIGMTHGWGPRPQVSVKVAQAFGASYDLVFHGHTHQRLWQVIEGVQICNPGSLGESGSLALVTVHPDKSFSCEFVTVDA
- a CDS encoding MlaA family lipoprotein, which produces MKVKITALALLMAALLLASGPAFADGSTLQGDQVAQFSDFDEVWSDSGHEVDQDAPKGPLVHDPLENWNRIWFYYNDAFYWGVAKPVAEAYAWAVPEPPRKCVRNFFTNLWAPVRFVNNILQGKFDAAYMEFSKFLANTSWGLLGVFDVTEGRPRNWMPERPTADGMGQTLGKAGIGHGVYLVWPFIGPSSIRETVGWVSDSYMDPITYGDFTFVEFMVIRGYKNLNQLSLELRGNEYETLTEGAIDPYTALRDAYIRYRAKKVQE
- a CDS encoding ABC transporter substrate-binding protein translates to MTGKHAKCFRPGLILTQALCFLVLTCATVLAGPATGPTDRVKQGADELIQILKGPHFQNPAQHDEAIAILREAAEKYIDFEEVTKLTVGRKWLDMPEAQHKEITEAFIKLLERTYLKRIPTYNNEKVNYKKELLKGNRAMVLTEIVSGDKTISVNFRLKVIENQWMIYDVVAEGVSLVKNYRSQFAQILQDGTPDDLIARIRDRVKELDAKGDDETDKL
- the mlaD gene encoding outer membrane lipid asymmetry maintenance protein MlaD; translated protein: MKMRKETAVGIFVLVGLVAVAYMSIQLGNVQLFSDKYYLLKANFTDVSGLKPNAPVQMYGVKMGYVSAIELDQEQGVARVLMMIDKEVELTDDAIASIKTSGLIGDKFIKITPGGVGDPVHPGDSLFETEPAIDLEDLISKFAFGKV
- a CDS encoding ABC transporter ATP-binding protein; its protein translation is MRETKAPSIRLENLAIGYKGIPVVSGLNLEFPGGKLSMVVGGSGCGKSTLLKHILQLQPPIKGKIFIGGHDVYGLSRRQGRCLRQRMGVLFQDGALLGSLRLGDNIALPLREHTRMKDAQIIDRVHHCLELVGLDHATHLFPAELSGGMRKRAGLARALVMDPQVLLCDEPTSGLDPILSAELDQMLLEMMRRFDMTMIVVTHDLESMRQLADHVVVLGEKRALFNGSSRELAETSDPYLRRFQDRMTEQRDSPRMTLPPIDPGLMKMDCSRLLGED
- a CDS encoding MlaE family ABC transporter permease, translating into MAATTRKALASAQFLSTTLRPLIDDLGAMFLFFLDAVRLIFAGLGQIPKIVRQIYFIGVQSVTVIALIGLFTGMVMGMQLYFALSTFGADGFLGTGVALSMVRELAPVLTAIMLTGRAGSAMTAEIGVMRISEQVDALKIMDINPKRYLVAPKMAACIISFPILTAFFNLIALWGGWLTGVKLLGANAGVYWSRVQESLDWADIEGGFIKSLIFAMLVCTICCFEGYYTHERRGHAGPEGVSQSTTTAVVKSCVVILAADYVLTSLLW
- a CDS encoding HD domain-containing protein; the protein is MKRDTNTRLADFIFECGMLRKTPRTGYQFLGSGSENVAEHSFRTAVIGHILARMAGADVARTTYMCLFHDLHEARTGDFNYVNRIYNSSRRTEALEDAVLGTGLEEDVLGYWEELETTETLEARLAQDADQLDFIANLKEEADLGNKYADKWLELALERVRTEWGKELAKAIAETDQSDWWFLKPGRDWWTRKNGKSGKKSD
- a CDS encoding tautomerase family protein, with the protein product MPNIRLETWAGHLTTDKRREIVETFTRETCRMLGCVPEAVDVIITEIPKENWGTAGELCSEKFPDK
- the argJ gene encoding bifunctional glutamate N-acetyltransferase/amino-acid acetyltransferase ArgJ; its protein translation is MKIPQGFRFSAAQAGFKHQGRYDLAAIVSDRPAIAAGVFTTNKFQAAPVLQCKALLAKSDTMRGFLANSGQANACTGEQGMENCRESLTMAAQALNLEADTLLPASTGVIGAHFDMDKWRNAMPELGRNLPTGTPEDAARAIMTTDTMPKIAEAGFQLDGGEVRLLGLCKGAGMISPNMATMLGFICCDANISAEAWQIMLRDCANLSFNRVTVDGDTSTNDCVLALANGASGVAIESEDDYMLLRKHLLEVMEELAYKIVMDAEGGTKVAFIEVAGARTDEDAELVARAVGNSPLVKTALFGCDPNWGRIVAAAGRSGANFRAEAMVLKIGGVLVFRNGTPEPGNMDDLLAPIMNERDIVISIRLGTGPGSAMLLASDLSRDYVSINADYRS
- a CDS encoding substrate-binding periplasmic protein; this encodes MSRSIGFLIAAAMLLTALPAHAMTVFTVGVEDIRYYPHYTTHHGIYTGFSRAVLDDFARERGYRFEYIPLPVLRLYRQFLHGDTLDFKYPDNAQWQQTLRRGDTVYYSDPLAMARDGVIVLPTRETMHLNQLKRLGTVRGFTATRYENEIRHGKVHLSMSDDFSDLMNMVREGRVDGGFGSLAVARYQLEHILKNPRALHFAPNLPYTVVGFRLSTRRHPEIIRELNDYLLRHADRLRLLRRQYGIDPPGRTRQ